The Magnolia sinica isolate HGM2019 chromosome 9, MsV1, whole genome shotgun sequence genome contains a region encoding:
- the LOC131256693 gene encoding AAA-ATPase At3g28510-like → MEFLDWKSIGSLLATFMVLRTTLRDFIPPEISRLFKNFFHRLFAALQTNISIIIEEFDSSYENEIFDSVKSYLSSKCFSSAKIIKLSKPRNSKNLTFTMDSSQKIEDTFDGIPVKWSLQAIEKKSNKYGSQECRFFELSFHKKYKSQVQSTYIPHVMEEAANIKFKNQERKLYTNRSGDEHGRMWSSVPFSHPSTFDTVAIDPVLKEQIKADLRKFVNRQEYYNRVGRAWKRGYLLYGPPGTGKTSLIAAIANFLEFDIYDLELTAVMNNSQLRKLLIATSSKSVIVVEDVDCTLDLSDRKKQFGKKERECGDCRPEAEEKKGEEKKNGGSSTFSTVSLSGVLNFVDGLWSSCGGERLMIFTTNHKEKLDQALLRAGRMDKHINLSYCEFDAFKTLASNYLYIDDHELFGEIEEVLVPAKITPADVAEIFMSCNDDIDLGMRNVLEELKRRLAAEECKKEMEAMEKEVVEDKEEREEEMEADDVGKDHIE, encoded by the exons ATGGAATTCCTAGACTGGAAGTCCATAGGTTCTCTCCTTGCTACTTTCATGGTCCTCCGCACCACTCTCCGCGACTTCATCCCCCCTGAAATCTCCAGACTCTTCAAAAACTTCTTCCACCGCCTCTTCGCCGCTCTCCAGACCAACATCTCCATTATCATTGAAGAATTCGATTCCTCCTATGAGAACGAGATCTTCGACTCTGTAAAATCCTACTTGAGCTCCAAATGCTTCTCCTCTGCCAAAATCATCAAACTCTCAAAACCTAGGAACTCCAAGAACCTCACTTTCACCATGGATTCCAGCCAGAAGATTGAAGACACCTTCGACGGCATCCCAGTAAAGTGGTCCCTACAAGCCATCGAGAAGAAATCCAACAAATATGGATCCCAAGAATGTCGCTTCTTTGAATTGTCTTTCCACAAGAAATACAAATCTCAA GTGCAATCGACTTATATTCCTCATGTGATGGAAGAAGCAGCAAATATCAAATTCAAAAACCAAGAGCGAAAGCTCTATACTAATCGATCGGGGGATGAACATGGACGGATGTGGTCGTCAGTTCCTTTCTCTCATCCATCTACTTTTGATACAGTGGCAATAGACCCAGTGCTGAAAGAACAGATCAAAGCGGATTTGAGGAAGTTTGTGAATAGGCAGGAGTATTATAACAGAGTGGGTAGAGCTTGGAAGAGAGGGTATCTCTTGTACGGCCCACCTGGAACAGGGAAGACTAGCTTGATCGCTGCAATTGCAAATTTTCTGGAGTTTGATATCTATGATCTGGAGCTGACGGCGGTCATGAACAATTCGCAGCTGCGGAAGCTGTTGATTGCGACATCAAGCAAGTCGGTGATAGTCGTGGAAGATGTGGATTGCACGCTCGATCTTTCGGACAGGAAGAAGCAGTTTGgaaagaaggagagggagtgtGGAGATTGCAGGCCGGAGGCAGAGGAGAAGAagggagaggagaagaagaatggTGGGAGCTCGACGTTTAGCACAGTGAGCCTTTCAGGGGTGTTGAATTTTGTGGATGGGCTTTGGTCGTCCTGTGGTGGGGAGAGGCTGATGATCTTCACAACAAACCACAAGGAGAAGCTGGACCAGGCGCTGCTGCGAGCGGGCCGCATGGACAAGCACATCAACCTCAGTTATTGTGAATTCGATGCGTTCAAGACACTAGCAAGTAATTACCTGTACATCGACGATCATGAACTTTTTGGGGAGATTGAGGAGGTCCTGGTGCCGGCAAAGATAACTCCTGCAGACGTGGCCGAGATTTTCATGAGCTGCAATGACGATATTGATTTGGGGATGAGGAATGTGCTGGAGGAGTTGAAAAGGAGGTTGGCTGCAGAGGAATGCAAGAAGGAAATGGAAGCTATGGAGAAAGAGGTTGTTGAAGACAAGGAAGAGAGGGAGGAGGAGATGGAAGCAGATGATGTGGGGAAGGATCACATAGAGTAG
- the LOC131256299 gene encoding putative serine/threonine-protein kinase gives MYMQWAVGAHCSFGMEKAMVGVQLKKKQKWTIHQVAHTMYMLRVEKSAISPSPSPSTFHQLQISSLNRSISISIFFLGSSILLVVCVVLIVIFWICYKSSALNQILVRNNRVQGMPDFFSGNLRTISYFSYRTLKKATGNFNPDNLLGRGGFGPVYKGVLEDGRMIAVKKLALEKSRQGEEEFLTEVRMITCIHHKNLVQLLGCCSDGPQRLLVYEYMVNGSLDAIVHGRSDHFLDWKTRFQIILGIARGLQYLHEDSHIRIIHRDIKASNILLDDKFQPRIGDFGLARFFPEDQAYLSTTFAGTLGYTAPEYAIRGELSEKADIYSFGVLVLEIISCRKNADPTLASDMQYLPEYAWKLYNRSGVIDLVDPKLQSDGFNERDVLQAIHVALLCLQSHPSLRPRMSEIVTILTSNAEMLAEPMKPAFLDQRRWQSN, from the exons ATGTACATGCAGTGGGCTGTAGGTGCTCATTGCTCCTTTGGAATGGAGAAGGCCATGGTGGGAGTCCagttgaagaagaaacagaaatgGACCATTCACCAGGTGGCACACACCATGTACATGCTGCGGGttgaaaaatcag CAATCTCACCGTCTCCATCGCCATCCACATTCCATCAGTTGCAGATCTCATCGTTGAATCGAAGCATCTCCATCTCGATTTTCTTCCTTGGAAGTAGCATTCTGCTTGTAGTCTGTGTAGTTCTGATAGTGATTTTCTGGATATGCTACAAATCTTCAGCACTGAATCAGATACTGGTCCGGAATAATAGAGTACAAG GAATGCCAGATTTCTTCAGCGGCAATCTTCGGACGATAAGCTACTTCAGCTACCGGACTCTGAAGAAAGCGACAGGGAATTTCAATCCTGATAACctgcttggaagaggaggatttgGGCCGGTTTATAAG GGAGTTTTGGAAGATGGAAGGATGATTGCAGTAAAGAAGCTTGCTCTAGAGAAATCCAGGCAAGGTGAGGAAGAATTTCTCACAGAGGTGAGGATGATCACCTGCATCCATCACAAGAACCTTGTGCAGCTTCTTGGGTGTTGCTCAGATGGGCCGCAACGATTGCTCGTGTATGAATACATGGTGAATGGAAGCTTGGATGCGATAGTACATG GAAGAAGTGATCATTTCCTGGACTGGAAGACGCGATTCCAGATAATTCTTGGCATTGCTCGAGGATTGCAGTATCTGCATGAGGATTCACATATAAGGATTATTCATAGAGATATCAAGGCGAGTAACATCCTTCTCGACGATAAATTTCAGCCGAGGATAGGAGATTTTGGATTGGCGAGGTTCTTCCCCGAAGATCAAGCTTATCTCAGCACCACATTCGCTGGAACTCT AGGCTATACGGCTCCTGAATACGCCATCAGAGGAGAGCTATCCGAGAAAGCCGACATTTACAGCTTTGGAGTTTTGGTGCTTGAGATAATCAGTTGTAGAAAAAATGCTGATCCCACATTAGCATCAGATATGCAATATCTTCCTGAATAT GCATGGAAGCTCTACAATAGATCAGGGGTCATTGATCTGGTGGACCCAAAACTGCAATCTGATGGATTTAATGAGAGAGACGTCTTACAAGCGATTCATGTGGCCTTGTTATGCCTGCAGTCACATCCAAGCCTAAGGCCCCGAATGTCGGAAATCGTTACCATATTGACAAGCAATGCAGAAATGTTAGCAGAACCTATGAAGCCAGCATTTCTAGATCAAAGGCGATG GCAGTCGAATTGA